Part of the Nitrospirota bacterium genome, GGACTGGAATCAGCCACGGCTCAGGATGCCGTCCCCCATGCCTGGAAGGCGGGGGCCCAGACGCTGCGCCTGAAGGATCAGATCCAGTCCATGCCCAAGGGAGGTTCCTTTGTCCTGACCATTCCCAAGGCCCCCTATCGCTGCCCGCCCGGACCCTATGAGCGGGCTTGCCTGGTGGCGGACTATCTCAAGAAGAGCAAGCCTGGCTCCAAGGTCATCGTGCTCGATGCCAACCCGCAGATCACCGCCGAGCCCGAGAATTTCTCGCGGGCGTTCAACGAGACCCATGCGGGGGTGGTCGAGTACCACAGCGGGGTCGGCCTGCAGGGCATCGATGCCTCGACGCGCACCCTCCACACCAGTCTCGGCACGCTGCGCGCCAACGTCATCAATGCCATTCCGCCGCAGAAGGCGGGCAGCCTGGTGATCAACGCGGGGCTGGCCAATGTCGGCGGCCTGTGGGCCGGGGTGGATGTCCTGTCCTACGAGTCGACCGCGGCTCGGGATATCCACGTCATCGGTGATGCGGCGGCGACCACCCAGCCGAAGGCCGGGCATATCGCCAATGCCGAGGCCAAGGTGTGTGCCGGCGCGATCGTACGCCTGCTGCGTGGAGAGTCCCCCGACCCGGCACCGGTGACGAATTCGGCCTGCTTCACGCCAATCACCATGGAAACGGCGTCGTGGCTGACGGTCGTCTTTGGTTACGACCCGCTCACGCGCACCATGAAGCCGGTGGGCGGCAAGGCGTCCGAGGCGCATGCCCCGTCGTCGGAACATTTCAAGGACATGATCAAGTGGTTCAACAACCTCAAGGTTGATACCTTC contains:
- a CDS encoding FAD/NAD(P)-binding oxidoreductase; protein product: MQISRRKFLEWIALAGTGSLLPGMGVAADRLEVKALDELLRVNLPRPGLVPGETGAVGRVLVIGGGMAGATVAKYLRLWGGARVEVTLVERNAQYTSCIMSNLVLTGQLGMSSLKFDYAALARNYGVKIEIGDVVQVDPIGHRVMLAGGKYLDYDRLVIAPGIDFLTIPGLESATAQDAVPHAWKAGAQTLRLKDQIQSMPKGGSFVLTIPKAPYRCPPGPYERACLVADYLKKSKPGSKVIVLDANPQITAEPENFSRAFNETHAGVVEYHSGVGLQGIDASTRTLHTSLGTLRANVINAIPPQKAGSLVINAGLANVGGLWAGVDVLSYESTAARDIHVIGDAAATTQPKAGHIANAEAKVCAGAIVRLLRGESPDPAPVTNSACFTPITMETASWLTVVFGYDPLTRTMKPVGGKASEAHAPSSEHFKDMIKWFNNLKVDTFY